From a region of the Stenotrophomonas sp. BIO128-Bstrain genome:
- a CDS encoding DNA-binding protein, with translation MERIRAHLGTGSPNTVTRHLDSWWASVGARLRQRAREQGRPDVPTEVDALAQRCWAAALEAAADHAQALVVGERADLHAAQAAVASQQDVLAHERTQALERLTQAQHEARTAETSAAALREQLRQLHDERDDLRRQRDGTSTRNELLEEQVAALRAELAQKADQHTAERDELLAHLRATEDRALTEVDRARQALQQLQHSVTAQSLQHQRELSNLSAARQQAEQTTAQALRDRDIQSALASAYASQLERLGDLPEQVRAALTPPAAPARTKAKPVRKARSG, from the coding sequence GTGGAACGCATCCGCGCCCACCTGGGCACCGGTTCACCCAATACCGTGACCCGTCACTTGGACAGCTGGTGGGCCAGCGTCGGCGCACGCCTGCGGCAGCGCGCCCGCGAGCAGGGCCGCCCGGACGTGCCGACGGAGGTGGACGCGTTGGCGCAGCGCTGCTGGGCCGCCGCCCTAGAGGCCGCCGCCGACCACGCGCAGGCCTTGGTGGTTGGCGAACGCGCCGATTTGCACGCGGCGCAGGCCGCCGTGGCCAGCCAGCAGGACGTGCTGGCGCATGAGCGCACCCAAGCGCTGGAGCGGCTGACTCAAGCCCAGCACGAGGCCCGTACGGCTGAGACCAGCGCCGCCGCCCTGCGCGAACAGTTGCGCCAGCTGCACGACGAGCGCGACGACCTGCGCCGCCAACGCGACGGCACTTCCACGCGCAACGAACTCCTGGAGGAACAGGTGGCCGCGCTGCGCGCCGAGCTGGCGCAGAAGGCCGACCAGCACACCGCCGAGCGCGATGAGCTGCTGGCGCATCTCCGCGCCACCGAAGACCGCGCACTGACCGAGGTGGACCGGGCACGCCAGGCGCTGCAGCAGCTCCAGCACAGCGTCACCGCGCAATCCCTTCAGCACCAGCGTGAGCTCAGCAACCTAAGCGCGGCCCGCCAGCAGGCTGAACAGACCACCGCCCAGGCACTGCGCGACCGGGACATCCAGAGCGCGCTGGCAAGCGCCTATGCCAGCCAGCTTGAGCGCTTGGGCGATCTGCCCGAGCAAGTGCGCGCTGCACTCACACCGC